The DNA region CCCAGTCGGTGTTCTCGTTGTGGGTCAGGGTCAGATAGCGCACCCCGAGTCGATACAGGCAGCGCAGCACCCCCAGCGAGTTGTCGATGCTGTGCCCGCCCTCGGCCCCGAGCAGGCTGGCGATCGGCCCACCGTCGCGTACGGTCAGCTGCAGTCCCTCTGCGGTGGTGACCAGAGCAAGCGAGTGCCGATAGTGGCCGACCATCGCATGGACGGCATCGATCTGCTCCAGCGTGGCCGTGACGGCGTCGGCACCCCGATAGGAGCAGGGCACATAGACCGACCAGAACTGGCCGGCCACTCCACCGGCTCGCAACCGGCCGAGATCGGTGTGCATCGCGTGCTGCGGCTCGGCAATGTCGCGCTCGGCGAAGTCGTAGCGCACGGCACGCATCGCCCAGGGAAGGTCGTTGTGCCCGTCCACCACGGGCCGGATCGCCATGCTGTCCATCTTCGCAGCATGTCTACGATCATCACTACAGACCCGAAAGTGAACACAACCTCACACTCAGGACCAACGTCCTGAGATGCAGGAGTGAGGCTGGCCTTACCCGAGGGGGCCACGATTACGGTCCCTTCATGGCTTCCTCACCCACCGCTGGGGTCGACGGCCCTGCTTCCGATGCGCTCCTGTCCATCGGGAAGTTCTTCTCCCGCTGGGAGGAGTCCGACGACGGCCGACTGGTCTTCCGGAAGGGTGGACGCGCCGGCGACGTGTTCTACCGCGATCGCTGGAGCCATGACAAGGTCGTCCGCTCCACTCACGGGGTGAACTGCACCGGGTCGTGCTCGTGGAAGGTCTACGTCCGCGACGGGATCATCACCTGGGAGTCCCAGCAGACCGACTATCCGTCCCCTGGCTCGGACCGGCCCGACTACGAGCCGCGCGGCTGCCCGCGCGGCGCCGCCTTCTCCTGGTACACCTACTCCCCCACCCGAGTGCGCTACCCGTACGCCCGCGGAGTGCTGCTCGAGATGTATCGCGAGGCCAAGCAGCGGCTGAAGGACCCGGTGTTGGCATGGGCCGATGTGGTCACCGATCCTGAACGGCGCCGGCGCTATCAGCAGGCCCGCGGCAAGGGCGGCCTGGTCCGGGTCAGTTGGCAGGAGGCGGTGGAGATGATCGCCGCCGCTCACGTGCACACGATCAAGACCTACGGCCCTGACCGCTGCAGCGGCTTCTCCCCGATCCCGGCGATGTCGATGGTGTCGCACTGCGTCGGCACCCGATTCACCCAGCTGATCGGCGGGGTGATGACCTCCTTCTACGACTGGTACGCCGATCTGCCGGTGGCCAGCCCGCAGGTGTTCGGCGATCAGACCGACGTCCCGGAGTCCGGCGACTGGTGGGATGCCACCTATCTGATGATGTGGGGCTCCAACGTCCCGGTCACCCGCACCCCGGACGCCCACTGGATGGCCGAGGTCCGCTATCGCGGCACCAAGGTGGTCACCGTCAGCCCGGACTACGCCGACAACACCAAATTCGCCGACGAATGGCTGCCCGCCCAGGCCGGCACCGACGCCGCCCTGGCCATGGCCATGACGCACGTGATCTTGAAGGAGTACTTCGTCGACCGGCGGGTGCCGTTCTTCGTCGACTACGTCCGGCAGTACACCGATCTGCCGTTCCTGATCACCCTGACCGAGGCCCCGGTCAGCGACGCCGCCCCGCACGGCGGCTTGGTGCCGGGCAAATTCCTCACCGCCGCAGATCTGGCCGCCGATCCGAGCCAGGCCGCTCCCGAGGACGCCTGGAAGACCGTGCTGCTGGATGCGGCCACCGGTCAGCCGAAGGTGCCGAACGGCTCGATGGGCTTCCGCTACGCCGAGTCCGGCGAGGGCCAATGGAACCTCGATCTCGGCGACGTGGTGCCGGCGCTGTCCTTGCGGGACGCCAAGGTCGCCGAGGAGACCGCGGAGGTGCTGCTGCCGCACTTCGCCGACGAGGAAGGCGAGGGCGGGGTGCTGCGCCGCGGTGTCCCGGTCACCCGGATCAACGGCAAGCTGGTCACCACGGTGTTCGACCTGATGCTCGCCCAGCATGGTGTCGGCCGCCCCGGTCTGCCCGGGGAATGGCCCACCGGCTACGACGACGCCAGCAGCCCGTACACCCCGGCCTGGCAAGCAGAGATCACCAGCGTGCCGGCCGAGGCCTGCATCCGGATCGCCCGCGAGTTCGCCACCAACTCCGAGGACTCCGAGGGCCGGTCCATGATCATCATGGGGGCCGGGATCTGCCAGTGGTTCCATGCCGACGCCACCTACCGCGCCATCCTCTCCATGTTGATCCTGACCGGGGCGATGGGCCGCAACGGCGGCGGCTGGGCGCACTATGTCGGCCAGGAGAAGTGTCGACCGATCACCGGCTGGATCTCGCTCGCCAACGGGCTCGACTGGTCGCGGCCGCCGCGGACCATGATCGGCACTGCGTACTGGTACATGCACACCGACCAGTGGCGGTTCGACGGGTACGCCGCGGACGCCCTGGCCTCGCCGCTGGCCGAGGGCAATCTGACCGGGATGCACACCGCCGACACGATCGCCCAGTCGACCCGGCTGGGCTGGATGCCCTTCTATCCCCAGTTCGACGTCAATCCGCTGGACCTGGCCGACGACGCGCGGGCGGCGGTCGATGCCGGCACCGCGGAGACACCGTCGGCGTACGTGGCGCAGCAACTCGCGGACGGCAAGATCAAACCCTCGATCGCCGACATCGACGCACCGGAGAACTGGCCCCGGACCCTGGTGCTGTGGCGGTCCAATCTGATGGGCTCCTCGGCCAAGGGCAACGAATACTTCCTCAAGTATCTGCTCGGCACGCACAGCAACCTGGCGGCCGAGGAGGGCGCCGCGGATATCCGGCCCAAGGACGTCACCTGGCGCGAGGACGCGCCCGAGGGCAAGCTCGATCTGCTGTTGTCGGCCGACTTCCGGATGACCTCGACCACGCTGCTGTCCGACATCGTGCTGCCGGCCGCCACCTGGTATGAGAAGAACGACCTCTCCTCGACCGACATGCACCCGTTCGTGCACGCGTTCTCGCCGGCCATCGACCCGCCGTGGGAGGCCAAGAGCGACTTCGACGCGTTCCACCTGATCGCCCAGGAGCTGTCCCGGCAGGCCAAGACCCACCTCGGCACCCGGCACGACCTGGTGGCCGTGCCGGTCCAGCACGACACCCCGGGCGAGACCGCCCAGCCGGGCGGTGTGGTCCGGGACTGGGCGCGCGGGGACGTCGCGCCGATCCCGGGCAAGACCATGCCGGTGCTGCAGATCGTCGAGCGCGACTACACCGCGATCGCCGACAAGCTGGCCACCGTCGGCCCGCTGGCCGACAAGCTCGGGTTCACGGTCAAGAACGTCACCTTCCCGATGGCCGACGAGGTCGATCGGCTCGGCCGGACCAACGGGGTGATGCTCGGCGGCGCCGGCGACGGTCGCCCGGCGATCGACACCGACGTCAAGCTGGCCGAGGCCATCCTCGCCTTCTCCGGCACCACCAACGGCGAGCTGGCCACCGCGGGTTTCAAGGCCTTGGAGAAGCGGGTCGGCAAGCACCTGCACGACCTGTCCGAAGGGTCGGAGGAGAAGCGGATCACCTTCCCGATGACCCAGAGCTCGCCGCAGCCGGTGATCACCTCGCCGGAATGGTCGGGGTCGGAGACCGGCGGTCGCCGCTATGCGCCCTTCACCGTCAACGTGGAGCGGCTGAAACCGTGGCACACGTTGACCGGCCGGATGCACTTCTTCCTCGACCACGACTGGATGCGCGATCTCGGCGAGACGATGCCGACGTACCGGCCGCCGTTGGACATGCACAAGCTGTTCGGTGAACCGCAGATCGGCCCGGACGGTGCCAAGCAGGTGGTGGTCCGCTATCTGACGCCGCACTCGAAGTGGTCGATCCACTCCGAATACCAGGACAACCTGTTCATGCTGTCGCTGTCCCGGGGTGGCCCCACGGTCTGGATGAGCCCGGCGGACGCGGAGTCGATCGGGGTCGCCGACAACGACTGGGTCGAATGCGACAACGCCAACGGTGTGCTGGTCGGGCGGGCGATCGTGTCGCACCGGATGCCGGTCGGTGTGGTCTATGTGCACCACGCCCAGGAACGGACCATCGACGTGCCGAAGTCGGAGAAGACCGGACGCCGCGGCGGCATCCACAACTCCGTCACCCGGCTGCTGGTCAAGCCGACGCACCTGATCGGCGGCTACGCCCAGCTGTCGTACACGTTCAACTACCTCGGCCCGACCGGGAACCAGCGTGACCACGTGGCCACGATTCGTCGCCGCTCACAGGAGGTCCAGTACTGATGAGGGAGCGTCTGATGGGGAGCAGCGACCGATGAGAGTCATGGCCCAGATGGGCATGGTGATGAACCTGGACAAATGCATCGGGTGCCACACCTGCTCGGTGACCTGCAAGCAGGCCTGGACGAACCGGTCTGGCACCGAGTACGTCTGGTTCAACAACGTCGAGACCCGGCCCGGCCAGGGCTATCCGCGACGTTATGAGGACCAGGACAAATGGAAGGGCGGCTGGACCCTCAACCGGCGCGGCCGGTTGCAGCTGCGTACCGGTCCGCGCTGGAAGCGACTGCTAGGCATCTTCGCCTCCCCGATCCAGCCGGAGCTGAAGGACTACTACGAGCCCTGGACGTACGACTATCACGCTTTGATCGATGCGCCGCTGGGTGACGACTTCCCGGTCGCGCGGCCCAAATCGCTGATCACCGGCGAGGACATGAAGGTCACCTGGTCGGCCAACTGGGACGACGATCTCGGCGGCACGACCGAAATGGGTCACCTGGACCCGATCGTGGCGAAGGTCCGGCAGGAGTCGAACGAGAAGATCAAATTCGAGTTCGAGAAGACCTTCATGTTCTATCTGCCGCGGATCTGCGAGCACTGCCTCAACCCGGCCTGCATGGCCTCCTGCCCGTCCGGTGCGATCTACAAGCGGTCCGAAGACGGGATCGTGCTGGTCGACCAGGACAAGTGCCGCGGCTGGCGGCAGTGCATGACCGGCTGCCCGTACAAGAAGATCTACTTCAACCACAAGACCGGCAAGGCCGAGAAGTGCACCTTCTGCTACCCGCGGGTGGAGGTCGGACTGCCGACGGTCTGTTCGGAGACCTGCGTTGGCCGGCTGCGCTATCTCGGTCTGTTCCTCTATGACGCCGACGCGGTCACCGCAGCCGCCGCCACCAAGGACGAGAAGCAGCTCTACCAGGCGCACCTGGACGTGATCTTGGATCCGAACGATCCCGAGGTGATCGCCAACGCCCGGCAGCAGGGCATCCCGGCCGACTGGCTGGATGCCGCCCGGCGGTCCCCGGTCTACGCGCTGGCCAAGAAATACAAGGTGGCGCTGCCGCTGCATCCGGAATACCGGACCATGCCGATGGTCTGGTACATCCCGCCGCTGTCGCCGATCGTCGATCTGCTGCGCGACCAGGGCCACGACGCGGAGGAAGCCGGGGTGCTGTTCGGGGCCCTCCGCGAGCTGCGGATCCCGGTGGAATATCTGGCGGAACTGTTCACCGCCGGCGACACCGCGCAGATCGATCGGGTGCTGTCCATCCTGGCGGCGATGCGGGCGTACATGCGCAATGTCACCCTGGGCCGGCCGGCCGACGAGTCGATCGCCACCGCGGTTGGCATGACCGGCACCGAGATCCGCGAGATGTACCGGCTGCTCGCCATTGCCAAATACGACGAGCGCTATGTCATCCCCAAGGCCCACGTGGAGCAGGCGCACGATCTGGAGGAGATGGGCTGCTCGCTCGACTTCGACGGCGGGCCATACGAGATGATCGGTGAGTCGGGACCGTTCGGCGAGGCCAGTGGCCGGCCGACTCCGGTGGCGGTGGAGACCTTCCAGGCGCTCAAGCAGCGACAGACCTCGGACAGCTCGGCCTCTGGATCCAACCTGAAGGGCCGGGTCAACCTGCTCAACTGGGACGGCAACGGCTCACCCGAAGGGCTGTTCCCCGAACACTCCAGTGTCGGGAAGAAGTAGGGCCCGTGATGCATCCATCTCGCTCAGGCCATCCCACCCACCCCCGGCACGCAGATCGGGTCGTCTGGCAGGCCGCCTCGGTCGTGCTCGGCTATCCCGACCCCGAGCTCATCGAGCAGGCCGAGTTGGTACGCGCCGCGCTCGCCGATGCCGCGCCCGGTCGGCTGAGCGACTTCGTCGGTGTGCTGGACCTGTGGGCCAGTACGCCGGAGCGGACCTTGCAGAATCACTACGTCGAGACCTTCGATCTGTCCCGCAAGCACACGCTGTATCTGTCGTACTACACCGACGGCGATACCCGCCGGCGCGGCGAGACATTGGCCGCGGTCAAGCAGCGTTATCGCCGGTCGAACTTCCTGGTCAACACCCACGGTGAGCTGCCGGACTATCTGCCGTTGATCCTCGAGTACGCCGCGCGGGTCGATCCG from Microlunatus phosphovorus NM-1 includes:
- the narJ gene encoding nitrate reductase molybdenum cofactor assembly chaperone — protein: MHPSRSGHPTHPRHADRVVWQAASVVLGYPDPELIEQAELVRAALADAAPGRLSDFVGVLDLWASTPERTLQNHYVETFDLSRKHTLYLSYYTDGDTRRRGETLAAVKQRYRRSNFLVNTHGELPDYLPLILEYAARVDPVDGAALLQEFRRSLELLRLALLDRRTPYAGVITAVCATLPGASPKDRQSVLAMAAAGPPTETVGLDAGDPRLLPLSSNLRQLDLGTVSA
- a CDS encoding nitrate reductase subunit alpha; the protein is MASSPTAGVDGPASDALLSIGKFFSRWEESDDGRLVFRKGGRAGDVFYRDRWSHDKVVRSTHGVNCTGSCSWKVYVRDGIITWESQQTDYPSPGSDRPDYEPRGCPRGAAFSWYTYSPTRVRYPYARGVLLEMYREAKQRLKDPVLAWADVVTDPERRRRYQQARGKGGLVRVSWQEAVEMIAAAHVHTIKTYGPDRCSGFSPIPAMSMVSHCVGTRFTQLIGGVMTSFYDWYADLPVASPQVFGDQTDVPESGDWWDATYLMMWGSNVPVTRTPDAHWMAEVRYRGTKVVTVSPDYADNTKFADEWLPAQAGTDAALAMAMTHVILKEYFVDRRVPFFVDYVRQYTDLPFLITLTEAPVSDAAPHGGLVPGKFLTAADLAADPSQAAPEDAWKTVLLDAATGQPKVPNGSMGFRYAESGEGQWNLDLGDVVPALSLRDAKVAEETAEVLLPHFADEEGEGGVLRRGVPVTRINGKLVTTVFDLMLAQHGVGRPGLPGEWPTGYDDASSPYTPAWQAEITSVPAEACIRIAREFATNSEDSEGRSMIIMGAGICQWFHADATYRAILSMLILTGAMGRNGGGWAHYVGQEKCRPITGWISLANGLDWSRPPRTMIGTAYWYMHTDQWRFDGYAADALASPLAEGNLTGMHTADTIAQSTRLGWMPFYPQFDVNPLDLADDARAAVDAGTAETPSAYVAQQLADGKIKPSIADIDAPENWPRTLVLWRSNLMGSSAKGNEYFLKYLLGTHSNLAAEEGAADIRPKDVTWREDAPEGKLDLLLSADFRMTSTTLLSDIVLPAATWYEKNDLSSTDMHPFVHAFSPAIDPPWEAKSDFDAFHLIAQELSRQAKTHLGTRHDLVAVPVQHDTPGETAQPGGVVRDWARGDVAPIPGKTMPVLQIVERDYTAIADKLATVGPLADKLGFTVKNVTFPMADEVDRLGRTNGVMLGGAGDGRPAIDTDVKLAEAILAFSGTTNGELATAGFKALEKRVGKHLHDLSEGSEEKRITFPMTQSSPQPVITSPEWSGSETGGRRYAPFTVNVERLKPWHTLTGRMHFFLDHDWMRDLGETMPTYRPPLDMHKLFGEPQIGPDGAKQVVVRYLTPHSKWSIHSEYQDNLFMLSLSRGGPTVWMSPADAESIGVADNDWVECDNANGVLVGRAIVSHRMPVGVVYVHHAQERTIDVPKSEKTGRRGGIHNSVTRLLVKPTHLIGGYAQLSYTFNYLGPTGNQRDHVATIRRRSQEVQY
- the narH gene encoding nitrate reductase subunit beta, which translates into the protein MRVMAQMGMVMNLDKCIGCHTCSVTCKQAWTNRSGTEYVWFNNVETRPGQGYPRRYEDQDKWKGGWTLNRRGRLQLRTGPRWKRLLGIFASPIQPELKDYYEPWTYDYHALIDAPLGDDFPVARPKSLITGEDMKVTWSANWDDDLGGTTEMGHLDPIVAKVRQESNEKIKFEFEKTFMFYLPRICEHCLNPACMASCPSGAIYKRSEDGIVLVDQDKCRGWRQCMTGCPYKKIYFNHKTGKAEKCTFCYPRVEVGLPTVCSETCVGRLRYLGLFLYDADAVTAAAATKDEKQLYQAHLDVILDPNDPEVIANARQQGIPADWLDAARRSPVYALAKKYKVALPLHPEYRTMPMVWYIPPLSPIVDLLRDQGHDAEEAGVLFGALRELRIPVEYLAELFTAGDTAQIDRVLSILAAMRAYMRNVTLGRPADESIATAVGMTGTEIREMYRLLAIAKYDERYVIPKAHVEQAHDLEEMGCSLDFDGGPYEMIGESGPFGEASGRPTPVAVETFQALKQRQTSDSSASGSNLKGRVNLLNWDGNGSPEGLFPEHSSVGKK